TTGTTAATGGTTTTGAGTAAGAATCTAAAAGGGCCATGAAACTTGGCTGAAGCGTTGATGAATTATGGTTATCGGTTGTTGTTGTTTGGAAGAGTAGATGACCCTATCAAACAACAATGTAACTGTTGATTAACAAATGTTTATTTATTGTTATTTGTTGACTAATTAAAGGCAAAAAATATGCCATAACGTATAGCATAGACCTAAATAGGAATGTAGAAATGAGACTGTGTGCGATTCATTGAAGAGCACGGGGAGCAAGCTTTTCAAATAGCTGAAAGGTGTTGTTGCGTCATGGTGAACCTGACGTTTATGGTGCCAATTCTATGGCACTCGATACTTGAGGTGCTTCTTTTATCAACTAACTTCTCGCTTAGCGGCTGGATAAGACACTGCGGCTCTTCTGTGGTAAAAGCCAATTGCTTTTAGGTATCTACAAACCCATACGTCTAATGTCTTTACCGCTGGGCAACTTAAAGCACCGCAAAAGACGGAGTAGGTGACATATCAAGTTAGTTCAGAAGGGAGCCAAGCTTTGCCCTGTGGTGAAGAGTTTCAATCCTCTTTAACTCAGTTGGTTAAAAGGACAACATTTTGGCCACAAATGGAGTGTAAAAGGGATTACTTCTAGCGGTAGATAAACCATAGTTTTACCCAAAAACAAAAAAGCACTTACCGTTTCTGATAAGTGCTTGATTTTCAACGTGGGAGTTGACGGGTTCGAACCGCCGACCCTCTGCTTGTAAGGCGGTGTGAAGTGTCTTTGAATAGATTGTTGTTGTTTGTTTAATATATTGAAAATCAATCAATTGATAGGTATATTTTTGTTGTTACTTATTGTGGATATAGCTTAATTTGTTATATTTGTTTTACCTAACGCTTTACCTAAAAGCGGGTAAAACACAATGGCAAGAACGACCGAACACAAAGAAGGCAAAGCTACCGTAAAGATTATCTACCGTGTTGATAAGACTCTTAAAGACGGGTCACATCCTTTTTGGATACGCATCACCAAGAACCGCAAAAGCACCTACATTGCAACCGGCTTAAGTCTACATCCTAAATACTGGAATGAAAAAGCGACCGGCTATAAAGAAGCTATTCGCCGTAAATATCCTGAACCAGTCCGTGAAGAGCTATTGGTCAAATTAAAGCAATGGGAAGATAAATATGTCAACGGTGAAAAAGAACTTGCAAACACAGATGAGGTTTACGACTCAAAAGATGTTGCTTCCAAAGTAGCTGAAGGCCGGAATCAAACCCGTCGTATCGGGTTACTGGCTTATATTGATGAGTTGGTAACCGGAATGGTAGCCGCCAAACAGACGGGTAATAGCATTATCTACCGTGATTTGAGAAACCAGCTTGCCGACTTTTTGACCGATGAATATAAAAGCCGTGGTGCTGACCTGCCCTTTATTGAGGTAACAGTACGGTTTTGTAATCAATTAGAGACTTTCTTCCGGCAGCGGGGCAACTCTGACACTACCTTAAGCAATCGTTTTAGAACATTGAGGGCTGTGCTAAATAAAGCAATTGCTGAAGGGGTAGCCAAAGCCGAACATTATCCCTTTGCCCGTAACGTATCTGAAAAGCACAAATTCAGTATCGGCAAATTTGATACCTCAACCCAAAAACGGGCCATCAACCGGGATGATGTACGGAAGCTGGAAGCTTACCAACCTGTCGGAACGGCTACGGGAGCTTGGTCTAGTCAAAAGAACACTGCTGAAGTGGAGCGCCTTCAACTGGCTAAAAACGTATTTCTATTTTCTTTCTATTGTGGAGGGATCAACTTTGTTGACCTGGCAAAACTTCGTTGGTGCAACATCAGCGTGGAAGCAGATGGAAATTTGCGGCTATCCTACATACGCCAAAAAACAGGCGGGAAGTTTGCCGTTAAGCTGCTGCCTCCAGCGGTTGCTATTGTTGAGTCTTACCGCTCTTTCACTTTTAATACTCTTGATAGTTACATTTTTCCGATATTAGAGACAACGGCACACATTACGGAAGTGCAGATCAATAACCGGCTTCATAAGGTTTTGGGGCAGGTGAATAAGGAATTGAAGACGCTTGCTGGCCGTGCCGGAATCAATACACCATTGACCACTTATGTGGCCCGTCACTCCTTTGCTACTACGTTAAAACAGAAAGGAACCGCAACGGCGGTGATCAGTCAAGCAATGGGACATAAGACAGAGGCCGTTACCGCTGTCTATTTGGATTCGTTTGCGTCAGAGATTGTAGATTCAGCTTATGATTCTCTGTTGTAATAACTTTAAATTAAGCTATATCAAGGTTATAAAAACAGAAAAATAAGTTTCACAAAACTTATTTAATGAGGTATGCGCTTACGGGCATATTTTATTTTCAAAAAATATTCAATAATATACACCCAAAGATAAGTAAGATAGGAAATATATAATTTAACTGGAATAGGATGGATATTATGCTAATTCACAAGTGTGAATACGGAAGTTAAGCCTATTGATAATCTATTATTAAGACCATTATTTTTTTTCTGTATATCTCCAAAGTCATTTGCCTGTAAGGTTAAACCAATAACAGGTACCCTAGTCCCGCTATTGTTATCCTTGGTTAAGAAAAAGGTGACTCCAAGGTCGACAATTCGCTTATCAATTGACGAGTCTTTTTTTAAGTAAACGCTAAAGCCAGGTTTTATATCACTGCCTCCATCTGCTGGAAGGTAAGAGTAGGCTACTCTAAATGGGTAGCTATCAAACTCTTTAAAGACACCTTCTTTTGCTTGAGTTATCTTTGCTCTAATACGTGTTACCTTCGAGGTTGAGTCGAAGTAAGTGGTTTGATCTCGAAGTTCAATAGAAGTTAAATCGTTATAATTGCTTCTTCTTTGATATCCATAAGAAATACTAAACAAATGCTCGCCATTTAATAACCCGTTGTAGCTTAGACTAAAAGAGAATGGATTGAAATTCCGAGTTTGAGTTTGGCTTTTGAAAATTGTATCTCCTTTGAACAATGTATACTTATTCGCTTCAACTCCTACATTAATGTTTAAGAAGTCGATAAATCTTCCCCTGCCTGCAAACAACTTAATCTTTGTATAAGCACCAGAGAAGTTAGCACCAACATTCAGCTTTCCAGCATTAACTAATGTTGCTATTCCATCAGTTGGCTTTGCCTTGACGCCAAGAGATAGAATTTTAGATGGAAGTGCCCCATCATCATCAGGGAATCCAAAGAAGAATCTTAATCCTAAACTTTGTTCGGTGGCATTAAAAGTACCAAATAATGACTGTTTATTGAGGTCAGTAGGGTTTAATACAATTGGGTCTCCTTGAGGAGATTCTAAAAGCACTTGAGAAAAGCTTATAGAACAATTGATTAATATGAATATTATAAGATATAAGTATTTCATTATATTATAC
This Larkinella insperata DNA region includes the following protein-coding sequences:
- a CDS encoding site-specific integrase, with protein sequence MARTTEHKEGKATVKIIYRVDKTLKDGSHPFWIRITKNRKSTYIATGLSLHPKYWNEKATGYKEAIRRKYPEPVREELLVKLKQWEDKYVNGEKELANTDEVYDSKDVASKVAEGRNQTRRIGLLAYIDELVTGMVAAKQTGNSIIYRDLRNQLADFLTDEYKSRGADLPFIEVTVRFCNQLETFFRQRGNSDTTLSNRFRTLRAVLNKAIAEGVAKAEHYPFARNVSEKHKFSIGKFDTSTQKRAINRDDVRKLEAYQPVGTATGAWSSQKNTAEVERLQLAKNVFLFSFYCGGINFVDLAKLRWCNISVEADGNLRLSYIRQKTGGKFAVKLLPPAVAIVESYRSFTFNTLDSYIFPILETTAHITEVQINNRLHKVLGQVNKELKTLAGRAGINTPLTTYVARHSFATTLKQKGTATAVISQAMGHKTEAVTAVYLDSFASEIVDSAYDSLL